From a single Miscanthus floridulus cultivar M001 chromosome 8, ASM1932011v1, whole genome shotgun sequence genomic region:
- the LOC136471416 gene encoding early nodulin-like protein 17 — translation MAAAPPMTSSRRLFALAAVFVLAACCLPAAAAAPQGKQYRVGGEDGWRVPPPEGKDKYYDNWASNITFYVDDSLEFVYKNDSVLRVSKAGYYHCNETAGDAAPRDGRTVFLLDAPGYAYFASADLQHCGMGERLAVSVLAATAGLPAPAPSPSSPWSSSAPGPWSWVLSPSSSAPSPSGEHSAAAALLVASSSAQAVVLVVAVALALAMAAGFV, via the exons ATGGCTGCAGCGCCGCCGATGACGTCATCTCGCCGTCTCTTTGCGCTCGCCGCCGTCTTTGTCCTCGCCGCCTGCTGCCTccccgcagcggcggcggcgccgcaggGGAAGCAGTACAGGGTGGGCGGGGAGGACGGGTGGCGCGTGCCGCCGCCGGAGGGCAAGGACAAGTACTACGACAACTGGGCCTCCAACATCACCTTCTACGTCGACGACTCGCTCG AGTTCGTGTACAAGAACGACTCGGTGCTGAGGGTGTCGAAGGCGGGGTACTACCACTGCAACGAGACGGCGGGCGACGCGGCGCCGCGCGACGGCCGGACCGTCTTCCTCCTCGACGCCCCCGGGTACGCCTACTTCGCCAGCGCCGACCTCCAGCACTGCGGCATGGGGGAGCGCCTCGCGGTCAGCGTcctcgccgccaccgccggcctGCCGGCTCCCGCGCCGTCCCCGTCGTCGCCGTGGTCGTCCTCGGCGCCCGGGCCATGGTCCTGGGTgctgtcgccgtcgtcgtcggcgcCATCCCCGTCCGGTGAGCACTCCGCCGCTGCTGCGCTGCTGGTCGCGTCTTCCTCTGCTCAGGCCGTCGTCCTGGTGGTGGCCGTCGCCTTGGCGCTCGCGATGGCAGCCGGTTTCGTTTGA